A genomic window from Haladaptatus caseinilyticus includes:
- a CDS encoding PhzF family phenazine biosynthesis protein, with protein sequence MADNPFHVVDVFAQKKYAGNQLAVVHDADSLTDEEMLAITRETNFSEATFIESSTPRNGGYDVRIFDPAEELPFAGHPTLGTAFVIREFVREDRPDELTLNLDVGRIPVHVERDDDGSEQFWMHQIPPTFEETIDPSLVARVLSLDEDDIDTDYPAQLISTGLPTLVVPLRSLDAVRRAETNHEPYYEELIEPHGNLNILFFAPETEAENDLHARVFADCAGVPEDPATGSSNGCLAAYLVEHEFFGADEIDVRVEQGYEMGRPSLLHLRASKDGNDIGVAVGGRVMPVAKGQLL encoded by the coding sequence ATGGCAGACAATCCTTTCCACGTCGTGGACGTGTTCGCGCAGAAAAAATACGCGGGTAATCAACTCGCCGTCGTCCACGACGCCGACTCGTTGACAGACGAGGAGATGCTGGCTATCACGCGAGAAACGAACTTTTCGGAGGCAACGTTTATCGAGTCGTCCACTCCCCGAAACGGCGGGTATGATGTTCGTATTTTCGACCCCGCAGAGGAGCTGCCGTTCGCGGGGCATCCGACGCTCGGCACCGCGTTCGTGATTCGTGAATTCGTCCGCGAGGACCGGCCGGACGAACTCACCCTCAACCTCGACGTTGGACGGATTCCGGTTCACGTCGAACGGGACGACGACGGATCCGAACAGTTCTGGATGCACCAAATCCCACCGACGTTCGAGGAGACCATCGACCCTTCCCTCGTGGCCCGAGTCCTCAGTCTCGACGAGGACGATATCGACACCGACTATCCGGCCCAACTCATCTCGACTGGGCTGCCGACCCTCGTCGTCCCGCTTCGGTCGCTGGATGCAGTTCGACGAGCGGAGACGAACCACGAACCGTACTACGAGGAACTCATCGAACCGCATGGAAACCTGAACATCCTGTTTTTCGCGCCGGAAACGGAGGCGGAAAACGATCTGCACGCGCGGGTGTTCGCCGACTGCGCAGGCGTTCCCGAAGACCCGGCGACGGGGTCTTCGAACGGGTGTTTAGCCGCATATCTGGTCGAACACGAGTTCTTCGGTGCGGACGAAATCGACGTTCGTGTCGAACAGGGTTACGAGATGGGTCGCCCCTCACTCCTTCACCTTCGAGCATCGAAGGACGGGAACGATATCGGAGTTGCGGTCGGTGGGCGAGTGATGCCGGTTGCAAAAGGACAGTTGTTGTAA
- a CDS encoding pyridoxamine 5'-phosphate oxidase family protein — translation MGDSQSGQMDDEERDEFLTTGGTGVVSFSTGSDEAPYSRPVSYGYDAATGHFYFRFAIGPNREKSEFVDHPISFVTYDQGESGWRSVIATGTVDDVETADIDSEIIDGMRRVDIPLVDIFDRPSREVSFQFFHFVPDELTSRKEIRTED, via the coding sequence ATGGGGGACAGTCAATCCGGGCAGATGGACGACGAAGAACGGGACGAGTTCTTGACTACGGGGGGTACCGGCGTGGTTTCGTTTTCGACGGGATCCGACGAAGCGCCCTACTCGCGTCCGGTATCCTACGGCTACGACGCCGCGACCGGTCATTTTTACTTCCGGTTCGCCATCGGACCGAACAGGGAGAAGTCGGAGTTCGTCGACCACCCGATATCGTTCGTTACGTACGACCAGGGGGAAAGCGGCTGGAGAAGCGTCATCGCCACCGGGACCGTAGACGACGTGGAAACGGCGGACATCGACTCGGAGATCATCGATGGAATGCGTCGGGTCGATATTCCGCTCGTCGATATCTTCGACCGGCCGTCGAGGGAAGTTTCGTTTCAGTTTTTCCACTTCGTTCCGGACGAACTCACGAGTCGAAAGGAGATACGAACTGAAGATTGA